From Deltaproteobacteria bacterium, one genomic window encodes:
- a CDS encoding major capsid protein, translating into MPAEKNLDNLAAGLHPVLNEVSLGYRAQSLIYGEILPELIVPVETVQIESFGHDAFVVVNDERSPRNDPKRIVTSDSSFGDVTLREHSLEELIDVREIRAAKTRPGGEVDIESRKTKVLQHRIELRKEVLCAGMVTNAGIYPADNKDTLTSTAKWSHDSSDPQVAILAAAEAIRRGTGGQQPNRLMLPVPVFNRLRTHPKVRAAFAYQKGSLPTADDLVTYFGIPGLQIVLGSAATMTRDGGTITDVWSDFVLLYYRNPVNEKEAPTFGWTLRLNDPQFQRVRTYDTANGKGRVVQVNDFYAHYVALAKAGFLWTDAL; encoded by the coding sequence ATGCCTGCTGAAAAGAACCTGGACAACCTCGCCGCCGGGCTTCACCCGGTCCTGAACGAGGTCTCCCTCGGCTACCGGGCGCAGAGCCTGATCTACGGCGAAATCCTTCCGGAACTGATCGTTCCGGTCGAGACCGTGCAGATCGAGTCGTTCGGCCATGACGCCTTCGTGGTCGTGAACGACGAGCGTTCGCCCCGGAACGACCCGAAGCGGATCGTCACCAGCGACTCGAGTTTCGGCGACGTGACGCTCCGGGAACATTCGCTCGAGGAGCTGATCGACGTACGGGAAATCCGGGCGGCGAAGACCCGCCCCGGCGGCGAGGTGGACATCGAGTCGCGCAAGACGAAAGTCCTGCAGCACCGCATCGAGCTTCGCAAGGAAGTGCTGTGCGCTGGCATGGTCACGAACGCGGGCATCTACCCCGCCGACAATAAGGACACGCTGACCAGCACCGCCAAATGGTCGCACGACAGTTCCGATCCGCAGGTGGCGATCCTCGCCGCCGCCGAGGCGATCCGGCGCGGCACGGGCGGCCAGCAGCCGAACCGGCTGATGCTCCCGGTGCCGGTATTCAACCGGCTCCGGACGCACCCGAAGGTCCGCGCCGCGTTCGCCTACCAGAAGGGCAGCCTCCCGACGGCGGACGACCTCGTGACCTATTTCGGCATCCCCGGCCTCCAGATCGTTCTCGGCTCCGCCGCGACGATGACCAGGGACGGCGGCACGATCACGGATGTCTGGAGCGACTTCGTGCTGCTCTACTACCGGAACCCGGTCAACGAAAAGGAAGCGCCGACGTTCGGCTGGACCCTCCGGCTGAACGATCCGCAGTTCCAGCGGGTCCGCACTTACGACACGGCCAACGGCAAGGGCCGGGTCGTCCAGGTCAATGATTTCTACGCGCACTACGTGGCGCTGGCGAAAGCCGGCTTCCTCTGGACCGACGCGCTGTAG
- a CDS encoding phage virion morphogenesis protein, with protein MTAVTGFTELSTALQRMAAAAANPTRMLKRCREHILNDVSRNFEDEEAPGGEKWDPLAVATLLNRTKGKGSGSPKILRDTSTLARSFTGQVTVMGSSGVLEVGTNDPKAKFHQDAGGNGPSRSKIPERPMIGFDDDLAALCLGEIEEELERIVSL; from the coding sequence ATGACCGCCGTCACCGGCTTCACAGAACTGTCCACCGCGCTCCAGCGGATGGCCGCTGCCGCGGCGAACCCCACGCGGATGCTGAAGCGCTGCCGCGAGCACATCCTGAACGACGTGTCCCGGAACTTCGAAGACGAGGAAGCCCCCGGTGGGGAGAAGTGGGACCCGCTCGCGGTCGCCACGCTCCTGAACCGGACGAAGGGGAAGGGATCGGGATCGCCGAAGATTCTCCGCGACACGAGCACGCTGGCCCGGTCCTTCACCGGGCAGGTGACGGTCATGGGTTCGTCCGGCGTTCTGGAAGTCGGCACGAACGACCCGAAGGCGAAGTTCCACCAGGACGCCGGCGGGAACGGGCCGTCCCGCTCGAAAATTCCCGAGCGCCCGATGATCGGGTTCGACGATGATCTCGCCGCCCTCTGTCTCGGCGAGATCGAGGAAGAGCTGGAAAGGATCGTGTCGCTATGA
- a CDS encoding DUF1320 family protein has translation MGAYVTSQDVARSISADMLIHLTVDAVPLPLDAAADGLVISAVISEAEALVDSYLEPAMVLPLTGPALVRARELALAVARFKLFSRKNEVSRHEDVRHDFERALKELQQISAKRLPLGDTDAPRVTSARIVKQTAATETYDGRRREAFTS, from the coding sequence GTGGGTGCCTACGTTACGAGCCAGGATGTCGCCCGGTCGATCTCGGCGGACATGCTCATCCACCTGACGGTGGACGCGGTGCCGCTGCCGCTGGACGCCGCCGCCGACGGGCTGGTGATCTCGGCTGTCATCTCCGAGGCCGAAGCGCTCGTCGATTCCTATCTGGAACCGGCCATGGTTCTTCCGCTCACGGGACCGGCCCTGGTCCGCGCCCGCGAACTCGCGCTCGCCGTCGCCCGGTTCAAGCTGTTCTCGCGAAAGAACGAAGTCTCCCGCCACGAGGATGTCAGGCATGACTTCGAGCGGGCGCTGAAGGAACTCCAGCAGATCAGCGCGAAGCGGCTGCCGCTCGGCGACACGGACGCTCCACGCGTCACGTCGGCGAGGATCGTGAAGCAGACCGCCGCGACGGAAACCTACGATGGCCGCCGCCGGGAGGCGTTCACGTCATGA